Proteins encoded by one window of Streptomyces sp. NBC_01477:
- a CDS encoding MFS transporter, with protein MATEDATKRIQRRPPRIAADHPHYKWVALSNTTLGMLIATINSSIVLISLPAIFNGIRLDPLQPGNVSYLLWMLMGYMLVTAVLVVTLGRLGDILGRVKIYNAGFLIFTVTSVILSVDPLHGGGGALWLIGWRVAQAVGGSMLMANSAAIITDAFPARQRGMALGVNMVAGIAGSFIGLVLGGLLAEWNWRSIFWVNVPIGLIGTVWAYRSLHETGIRRPAKMDWWGNITFAVGLTALLAGITYGIQPYGGHTMGWTNPWVLAGLIGGVAMLVAFCLVESRVAEPMFPLKLFRNAAFAGGNAATLLGSIARGGLQFMLIIWLQGIWLPLHGYNYADTPLWAGIYLLPLTVGFLAAGPVAGALSDRYGARLFAASGFVVMAGSFAGLLLIPTDFSYWVFALVVFLNGLGGGLFAAPNTSIIMASVPAESRGAASGMRATFQNAGMVLSIGVFFSLMVAGLARSLPHTLSTGLMAQGVPAANAHDVANLPPVGTLFAAFLGYNPIQQLLGPDLLGKLPAANAHTLTGREFFPHLISGPFHDGLVVVFALAIVMSLVAAGASLIRSRRTGTDS; from the coding sequence ATGGCGACAGAAGACGCGACGAAACGAATACAGCGGCGGCCACCGCGTATCGCAGCCGACCATCCGCACTACAAGTGGGTGGCGCTGTCCAACACCACCCTCGGCATGCTCATCGCCACGATCAACTCCTCGATCGTGCTGATCTCGCTGCCCGCGATCTTCAACGGCATCAGGCTCGACCCGCTCCAGCCCGGGAACGTCAGCTATCTGCTGTGGATGCTGATGGGGTACATGCTGGTCACCGCGGTCCTGGTGGTCACGCTCGGCCGGCTCGGCGACATCCTGGGCCGGGTCAAGATCTACAACGCCGGCTTCCTGATCTTCACCGTCACCTCGGTGATCCTCTCCGTCGACCCGCTGCACGGCGGCGGCGGAGCACTGTGGCTGATCGGCTGGCGGGTCGCCCAGGCGGTCGGCGGCTCCATGCTGATGGCCAACTCGGCGGCGATCATCACCGACGCCTTCCCGGCCCGCCAGCGCGGCATGGCGCTCGGCGTGAACATGGTCGCCGGCATCGCCGGCTCCTTCATCGGCCTGGTGCTCGGCGGCCTGCTCGCCGAGTGGAACTGGCGTTCCATCTTCTGGGTCAATGTGCCGATCGGCCTGATCGGCACCGTGTGGGCGTACCGCTCGCTGCACGAGACCGGGATACGCCGCCCGGCGAAGATGGACTGGTGGGGCAACATCACCTTCGCGGTCGGCCTGACCGCGCTGCTGGCCGGCATCACCTACGGCATCCAGCCCTACGGCGGCCACACCATGGGCTGGACCAACCCCTGGGTGCTGGCCGGGCTGATAGGCGGCGTCGCGATGCTGGTGGCCTTCTGCCTGGTCGAGTCCAGGGTCGCCGAGCCGATGTTCCCGCTCAAGCTGTTCCGCAACGCGGCCTTCGCCGGCGGCAACGCGGCCACCCTGCTGGGCTCCATCGCCCGCGGCGGCCTCCAGTTCATGCTGATCATCTGGCTCCAGGGCATCTGGCTGCCGCTGCACGGCTACAACTACGCCGACACACCGCTGTGGGCCGGCATCTACCTGCTGCCGCTGACCGTCGGCTTCCTGGCCGCGGGACCCGTCGCCGGCGCCCTGTCCGACCGCTACGGTGCCCGGCTCTTCGCCGCCTCCGGCTTCGTGGTGATGGCCGGCTCCTTCGCCGGGCTGCTGCTGATCCCCACCGACTTCAGCTACTGGGTCTTCGCGCTGGTGGTCTTCCTCAACGGCCTCGGCGGGGGCCTGTTCGCCGCGCCCAACACCTCGATCATCATGGCCAGCGTGCCCGCCGAGTCCCGCGGCGCCGCCTCCGGCATGCGCGCGACCTTCCAGAACGCCGGCATGGTGCTGTCCATCGGCGTGTTCTTCTCGCTGATGGTCGCCGGCCTCGCCCGCTCGCTGCCGCACACCCTCAGCACCGGTCTGATGGCCCAGGGCGTGCCCGCGGCGAACGCCCACGACGTGGCGAACCTGCCACCGGTCGGCACGCTCTTCGCGGCCTTCCTCGGCTACAACCCGATCCAGCAGCTGCTCGGCCCCGACCTGCTCGGCAAGCTGCCCGCGGCCAACGCGCACACCCTCACCGGGCGGGAGTTCTTCCCGCACCTGATCTCCGGACCCTTCCACGACGGCCTGGTCGTGGTGTTCGCGCTGGCGATCGTGATGTCCTTGGTCGCAGCAGGCGCGTCGCTGATCCGCAGCCGCCGCACCGGCACGGACAGCTGA
- a CDS encoding MarR family winged helix-turn-helix transcriptional regulator, protein MTDTNGRGAPSSAAVPRLRLVIARLYRQLAQASGDDLNLTYAQLSALARTQEHGPLRIGELAAHEQVAAPSLTRTMAPLVAAGLVAKQPDPSDGRSWLVSISPEGGELLGRIRRERSELLARRMARLDPERLDTLLAALPVLEQLLTEPEPADAPGPEDAPGPEDVTAPRGAPGRRASPHPRA, encoded by the coding sequence ATGACCGACACCAACGGGCGCGGGGCGCCCTCCTCGGCCGCCGTACCCCGGCTGCGGCTGGTCATCGCCCGGCTCTACCGCCAGCTCGCGCAGGCCTCGGGAGACGACCTCAACCTCACCTACGCCCAGCTGTCCGCGCTGGCCAGGACCCAGGAGCACGGCCCGCTGCGGATCGGTGAGCTGGCCGCCCACGAGCAGGTCGCCGCCCCCTCGCTGACCCGTACGATGGCGCCGCTGGTGGCTGCGGGGCTGGTCGCCAAGCAGCCCGACCCCTCCGACGGCCGCTCCTGGCTGGTCAGCATCAGCCCCGAGGGCGGCGAGCTGCTCGGCCGGATCCGCCGCGAGCGCTCGGAGCTGCTGGCCCGCAGGATGGCCCGGCTCGACCCCGAACGGCTCGACACGCTGCTGGCGGCGCTGCCCGTCCTGGAGCAACTGCTCACCGAGCCCGAGCCGGCGGACGCACCCGGGCCGGAGGACGCACCCGGGCCGGAGGACGTCACGGCACCGCGGGGCGCCCCGGGCCGGAGGGCGTCACCGCACCCGAGGGCGTAA
- a CDS encoding MFS transporter codes for MTPEQPAAGVPLASATGRWVLACSVLGSGMALLDGTIVNIALPRIGEDLDASLASLQWTVNGYLLTLAGLILLGGGLGDRYGRRRVFVIGVVWFALASAGCGAAPNTAVLIGARALQGVGGALLTPGSLALVQSSFRPQDRAKAVGAWSGLGGVAGAIGPFLGGFLVDGPGWRWIFLVNLPLAAVVVAIAVRHVPESRDRTASGSFDVRGAALAALCLAGVTYALISASGHPPWTSIVLPALAGVACGVAFVRTERGRAHPILPLSVFSSRLFTSMNVVTLCLYAAIGGVFFILPVQLQIAAGYSALRAGLATLPVTVLMLLLSAPAGAMAQRIGPRLPLTVGPLVTAAGLLLLIRLGPGSSSYVLDVLPAVVVQGLGMSLFVAPLTATVLASVEVDHAGIASGVNNAAARVAQLLIVAALPLAVGLSNQAYRSPHKVDAAFGSAMMICAGLCALAALLAFALVPSGALHEDGGGTGAMPECRANCGFSAPPLEPGTGGATRQ; via the coding sequence ATGACCCCGGAGCAGCCCGCAGCGGGCGTACCGCTGGCGTCCGCCACCGGCCGCTGGGTGCTGGCGTGTTCGGTGCTCGGCTCGGGCATGGCGCTGCTGGACGGCACCATCGTCAATATCGCGCTCCCCCGGATCGGCGAGGACCTGGACGCGTCGCTGGCCTCGCTGCAGTGGACCGTGAACGGCTATCTGCTGACGCTGGCCGGGCTGATCCTGCTCGGCGGCGGCCTCGGCGACCGCTACGGGCGGCGCAGGGTCTTCGTGATCGGCGTGGTGTGGTTCGCGCTGGCGTCCGCGGGGTGCGGGGCCGCGCCGAACACCGCCGTGCTGATCGGAGCCCGCGCCCTGCAAGGGGTGGGCGGCGCGCTGCTGACGCCGGGTTCGCTGGCGCTGGTGCAGTCGTCCTTCCGGCCGCAGGACCGGGCCAAGGCGGTCGGCGCCTGGTCGGGGCTCGGCGGGGTGGCCGGCGCGATCGGGCCCTTCCTCGGCGGCTTCCTGGTGGACGGCCCCGGCTGGCGGTGGATCTTCCTGGTCAATCTGCCGCTCGCCGCGGTGGTCGTGGCCATCGCGGTGCGCCATGTGCCGGAGAGCCGGGACCGTACGGCGTCGGGGAGTTTCGACGTGCGCGGCGCCGCGCTGGCCGCGCTGTGCCTGGCCGGTGTCACGTACGCGCTGATCTCCGCGTCCGGCCATCCGCCGTGGACGTCGATCGTGCTGCCCGCGCTGGCGGGGGTGGCGTGCGGGGTGGCCTTCGTGCGCACCGAGCGGGGCCGCGCGCATCCGATACTGCCGCTGTCGGTCTTCTCCTCCCGGCTGTTCACCTCGATGAACGTGGTGACGCTGTGTCTGTACGCGGCGATCGGCGGGGTGTTCTTCATCCTGCCGGTGCAGTTGCAGATCGCCGCGGGGTACAGCGCGCTGCGGGCCGGTCTCGCGACGCTGCCGGTGACCGTGCTGATGCTGCTGCTGTCGGCGCCGGCCGGGGCGATGGCCCAGCGGATCGGGCCGCGGCTGCCGCTGACGGTGGGGCCGCTGGTGACCGCGGCCGGGTTGCTGCTGCTGATCCGGCTGGGCCCCGGCTCGTCGTCGTACGTGCTGGACGTGCTGCCCGCGGTGGTGGTGCAGGGACTGGGGATGAGCCTGTTCGTGGCGCCGCTGACGGCGACGGTGCTGGCGTCGGTGGAGGTCGACCACGCCGGGATCGCCAGCGGGGTGAACAACGCGGCGGCCCGGGTAGCGCAGCTGCTGATCGTGGCCGCGCTGCCGCTGGCGGTGGGGCTGTCGAACCAGGCGTACCGCTCGCCGCACAAGGTGGACGCCGCCTTCGGCTCGGCGATGATGATCTGCGCGGGGCTGTGCGCGCTCGCGGCGCTGCTGGCCTTCGCGCTGGTGCCGTCGGGGGCGCTGCACGAGGACGGCGGCGGTACGGGGGCGATGCCGGAGTGCCGGGCGAACTGCGGCTTCTCGGCGCCGCCGCTGGAGCCGGGCACGGGCGGCGCGACCCGCCAGTGA
- the pgm gene encoding phosphoglucomutase (alpha-D-glucose-1,6-bisphosphate-dependent), translated as MPHQRAGTPARPEDLVDVPRLITAYYALHPDPAEPGQRVAFGTSGHRGSSLATAFNEDHIAATSQAICDYRSAQGTTGPLFLGADTHALSEPARVTALEVFAANGVSVLIDEKDGWTPTPAVSHAILTYNNGRTGALADGVVVTPSHNPPADGGFKYNPPNGGPAASDATTWIQDRANQLITDGLKGVQRIGYARALAAPTTARYDFLGRYVDDLPSVLDLEAVRRAGVTIGADPLGGASVEYWGRIAEWHGLDLTVVNPQADPTWRFMTLDWDGRIRMDCSSPYAMASLIARKDDYAIATGNDADADRHGIVTPDGGLMNPNHYLAVAISYLAGHREQWGPELAIGKTLVSSSMIDRVVADLGRPLTEVPVGFKWFVDGLRGGTLAFGGEESAGASFLRRDGSAWTTDKDGILLALLAAEITAVTGRTPSEHYTGLTERFGDPAYARIDAPADREQKAVLAKLSAGQVPARELAGEPVTAVLTEAPGNGAALGGVKVCTDNAWFAARPSGTEDVYKIYAESFLGADHLAEVQQEAQAIVGAALGG; from the coding sequence ATGCCGCACCAGCGTGCCGGGACACCGGCCCGGCCGGAGGACCTGGTGGACGTACCCCGCCTGATCACGGCGTACTACGCGCTGCACCCCGACCCGGCCGAGCCGGGCCAGCGGGTGGCGTTCGGGACCTCGGGGCACCGCGGCTCCTCGCTGGCCACCGCGTTCAACGAGGACCACATCGCCGCGACCAGCCAGGCGATCTGCGACTACCGCAGCGCGCAGGGCACCACGGGGCCGCTCTTCCTCGGCGCCGACACGCACGCGCTGTCCGAGCCGGCCCGGGTCACCGCCCTCGAGGTCTTCGCCGCCAACGGCGTCAGCGTGCTGATCGACGAGAAGGACGGCTGGACGCCGACCCCCGCGGTCTCGCACGCCATCCTGACCTACAACAACGGCCGCACCGGCGCCCTGGCGGACGGCGTCGTCGTGACCCCCTCGCACAACCCGCCCGCGGACGGCGGCTTCAAGTACAACCCGCCCAACGGCGGACCCGCCGCCTCCGACGCCACCACCTGGATCCAGGACCGGGCCAACCAGCTGATCACCGACGGCCTCAAGGGCGTCCAGCGGATCGGGTACGCACGCGCGCTGGCCGCGCCCACCACCGCCCGCTACGACTTCCTCGGCCGCTACGTCGACGACCTGCCGTCCGTGCTGGACCTGGAGGCGGTACGCCGGGCCGGGGTGACCATCGGCGCCGACCCGCTCGGCGGCGCCTCCGTCGAATACTGGGGCCGGATCGCCGAATGGCACGGCCTCGACCTCACGGTGGTCAACCCGCAGGCCGACCCGACCTGGCGCTTCATGACGCTGGACTGGGACGGCAGGATCCGGATGGACTGCTCGTCGCCGTACGCGATGGCCTCGCTGATCGCCCGCAAGGACGACTACGCCATCGCCACCGGCAACGACGCCGACGCCGACCGGCACGGCATCGTCACCCCCGACGGCGGGCTGATGAACCCCAACCACTACCTGGCGGTGGCCATCTCCTACCTGGCGGGGCACCGCGAGCAGTGGGGTCCCGAGCTGGCCATCGGCAAGACCCTGGTGTCGTCGTCGATGATCGACCGGGTCGTCGCCGACCTCGGCCGGCCGCTGACCGAAGTACCAGTCGGCTTCAAGTGGTTCGTGGACGGGCTGCGCGGCGGCACCCTGGCCTTCGGCGGCGAGGAGTCCGCGGGCGCGTCCTTCCTGCGGCGCGACGGCAGCGCCTGGACCACCGACAAGGACGGCATCCTGCTGGCCCTGCTGGCCGCCGAGATCACCGCGGTCACCGGGCGGACGCCCTCCGAGCACTACACCGGCCTCACCGAGCGGTTCGGCGACCCCGCCTACGCCAGGATCGACGCGCCCGCCGACCGCGAGCAGAAGGCCGTGCTGGCCAAGCTGTCGGCCGGTCAGGTCCCGGCCAGGGAACTGGCCGGCGAGCCGGTCACCGCCGTGCTCACCGAGGCTCCCGGCAACGGGGCGGCGCTCGGCGGTGTCAAGGTCTGCACCGACAACGCGTGGTTCGCCGCCCGCCCCTCGGGCACCGAGGACGTCTACAAGATCTACGCCGAGTCCTTCCTCGGCGCCGACCACCTCGCCGAGGTGCAGCAGGAGGCGCAGGCTATCGTCGGCGCCGCGCTCGGCGGCTGA
- a CDS encoding ABC transporter ATP-binding protein, whose amino-acid sequence MALPQGTLSHRYRGEHPVRTLLYLFHPDRRRVALAVAAFFFKHTPVWLLPLITANVVDVVVQHRPISVLWWNSAVLLVILVLNLPLHLTYVRCMQGSIRRTGTRLRTALCHRMQQLSIGYHSRVSAGVLQAKVIRDVEAIETAAQQTADNGLAAIATLTGGLVVIGIQAPAFLPVYVVVVPASAFLVVKLRQRLRDRNESFRQQVEQLSSRVNEMTALIPITRAHGLENTALHRVDRTLGEVLHAGLRLDRLNGWFGSLAWILLNAIGVACLAGSALVAYYGWLSVTPGTVVMLSAYFSSLTGSVTTLLTLTPQIGKGLESVRSIGEVLQAPDLEQNDGKAPVSGVVGRFEFRGVGHTYPEADRPSITGFDLDVRPGETIALVGGSGAGKSTVLNLVIGFLRPTRGSILLDGVDMETLDLRDYRSWLSVVPQESILFEGSIRENVTYGMEGVPDERVRAALRDANALEFIDRLPHGLDTVVGERGARLSGGQKQRLAIARALIRDPRVLILDEATSALDSRSEALVQQALTRLVRGRTVFVVAHRLSTIRNADRIVVLDEGRIAEIGSHADLLRSGGAYAGLQAAQLA is encoded by the coding sequence ATGGCGTTGCCGCAAGGCACGCTCAGCCACCGCTACCGTGGCGAGCACCCCGTACGAACCCTCCTCTACCTCTTCCACCCCGACCGGCGGCGGGTCGCCCTGGCCGTCGCCGCCTTCTTCTTCAAGCACACCCCGGTGTGGCTGCTGCCGCTGATCACCGCGAACGTCGTCGATGTCGTCGTCCAGCACCGCCCGATCTCCGTGCTGTGGTGGAATTCCGCCGTCCTGCTGGTGATCCTGGTGCTCAACCTGCCGCTGCACCTGACGTACGTGCGGTGCATGCAGGGCTCGATACGCCGCACCGGCACCCGGCTGCGGACCGCGCTGTGCCACCGGATGCAGCAGCTGTCCATCGGCTACCACTCCCGGGTCAGCGCAGGAGTGCTCCAGGCCAAGGTGATCAGGGACGTCGAGGCGATCGAGACCGCCGCGCAGCAGACCGCGGACAACGGGCTCGCCGCCATCGCCACGCTGACCGGCGGCCTGGTCGTGATCGGCATCCAGGCACCGGCCTTCCTGCCGGTCTACGTCGTCGTGGTACCCGCCTCCGCGTTCCTGGTGGTCAAGCTGCGGCAGCGGCTGCGGGACCGCAACGAGTCCTTCCGCCAGCAGGTCGAGCAGTTGTCGTCGCGGGTCAACGAGATGACCGCGCTGATCCCGATCACCCGCGCCCACGGCCTGGAGAACACCGCGCTGCACCGGGTGGACCGCACGCTGGGCGAGGTGCTGCACGCGGGGCTGCGGCTGGACCGGCTCAACGGCTGGTTCGGCTCGCTCGCCTGGATCCTGCTCAACGCGATCGGTGTGGCGTGCCTGGCGGGCTCCGCGCTGGTGGCGTACTACGGCTGGCTGAGCGTCACGCCCGGCACCGTGGTGATGCTCAGCGCGTACTTCTCCAGCCTCACCGGGTCGGTCACCACGCTGCTGACGCTGACCCCGCAGATCGGCAAGGGCCTGGAGTCGGTGCGCTCCATCGGCGAGGTGCTGCAGGCGCCGGACCTGGAGCAGAACGACGGCAAGGCGCCGGTGTCCGGAGTGGTCGGGCGGTTCGAGTTCCGCGGTGTCGGCCACACCTACCCCGAGGCGGACCGGCCCTCGATCACCGGCTTCGACCTGGACGTCCGGCCCGGTGAGACGATCGCGCTGGTCGGCGGCTCGGGCGCGGGCAAGTCCACCGTGCTCAACCTGGTGATCGGCTTCCTGCGGCCGACCCGGGGCAGCATCCTGCTCGACGGTGTCGACATGGAGACCCTGGACCTGCGCGACTACCGCAGCTGGCTGTCGGTGGTGCCGCAGGAGTCGATCCTGTTCGAGGGCAGCATCCGGGAGAACGTCACCTACGGCATGGAGGGGGTGCCCGACGAGCGGGTGCGGGCCGCGCTGCGGGACGCCAACGCGCTGGAGTTCATCGACCGGCTGCCGCACGGCCTCGACACGGTCGTCGGCGAGCGCGGCGCCCGGCTGTCCGGCGGGCAGAAGCAGCGGCTGGCGATCGCCCGCGCGCTGATCCGCGACCCGCGGGTGCTGATCCTGGACGAGGCCACCTCGGCGCTGGACTCGCGCTCCGAGGCGCTGGTGCAGCAGGCGCTGACCCGGCTGGTGCGCGGCCGTACGGTCTTCGTGGTGGCGCACCGGCTGTCCACCATCAGGAACGCCGACCGGATCGTGGTGCTGGACGAGGGCCGGATCGCGGAGATCGGCTCGCACGCGGACCTGCTGCGCAGCGGCGGCGCCTACGCCGGCCTGCAGGCCGCCCAGCTGGCCTGA
- a CDS encoding S-(hydroxymethyl)mycothiol dehydrogenase, with amino-acid sequence MAQEVRGVVAPGKGERVRIETVTVPDPGPGEAVVRVQACGVCHTDLHYQQGGIGDDFPYLLGHEAAGLVEEVGAGVTEVAPGDFVILNWRAVCGRCRACLRGRPWYCFDTHNARQKMTTADGTALSPALGIGAFAEKTLVAAGQCTKVDPSVAPSVAGLLGCGVMAGIGAAVNTGAVGRGDSVAVIGCGGVGNAAVAGSRLAGAARIIAVDLDDRKLATASALGATHTVNSRNQDPVEAIRELTGGHGADVVIDAVGRPETYRQAFYARDLAGTVVLVGVPTPEMQLEIPLLDVFGRGGALKSSWYGDCLPSRDFPMLIDLHLQGRLDLGAFVSETIALDEVEAAFTRMQSGDVLRSVVVM; translated from the coding sequence ATGGCACAGGAAGTCCGCGGGGTGGTCGCACCCGGCAAGGGCGAGCGGGTGCGGATCGAGACGGTGACGGTGCCGGACCCCGGTCCCGGTGAGGCGGTGGTGCGGGTCCAGGCGTGCGGGGTCTGCCACACCGACCTGCACTACCAGCAGGGCGGTATCGGCGACGACTTCCCGTATCTGCTCGGGCACGAGGCCGCGGGCCTGGTGGAGGAGGTCGGCGCGGGGGTCACCGAAGTGGCGCCCGGCGACTTCGTGATCCTCAACTGGCGGGCGGTGTGCGGCCGGTGCCGGGCGTGTCTGCGCGGGCGGCCGTGGTACTGCTTCGACACCCACAACGCCCGGCAGAAGATGACCACCGCGGACGGTACGGCGCTGTCGCCGGCGCTGGGCATCGGCGCGTTCGCCGAGAAGACCCTCGTGGCGGCCGGGCAGTGCACCAAGGTCGACCCGTCGGTGGCGCCCTCGGTGGCCGGGCTGCTCGGCTGCGGGGTGATGGCCGGGATCGGCGCGGCGGTCAACACCGGGGCGGTCGGGCGCGGGGATTCGGTCGCGGTGATCGGCTGCGGCGGGGTGGGCAACGCCGCGGTCGCCGGGTCGCGGCTGGCCGGTGCGGCCCGGATCATCGCGGTGGACCTCGACGACCGCAAACTCGCCACCGCCTCCGCGCTGGGCGCCACCCACACCGTCAACTCGCGCAACCAGGACCCGGTCGAGGCGATCCGCGAGCTGACCGGCGGGCACGGCGCCGATGTGGTGATCGACGCGGTGGGCCGCCCGGAGACCTACCGGCAGGCCTTCTACGCCAGGGACCTGGCGGGCACCGTCGTGCTGGTCGGGGTGCCGACCCCCGAGATGCAGCTGGAGATCCCGCTGCTGGACGTCTTCGGCCGCGGCGGCGCCCTCAAGTCGTCGTGGTACGGCGACTGCCTGCCGTCGCGGGACTTCCCGATGCTGATCGACCTGCATCTCCAGGGGCGGCTGGACCTGGGAGCTTTCGTCAGCGAGACGATCGCGCTGGACGAGGTCGAGGCGGCCTTCACCCGGATGCAGTCCGGCGATGTGCTGCGGTCCGTCGTGGTGATGTGA
- a CDS encoding chaplin family protein gives MNRLARKGLVTAMVAGGVLASAGFARADAAVTGDAAGPPGVLAGSVPRLPLDLPLKASGHGTGVVGLGNAAGADTAVGQDAPPAPAHTPIPAPPGSAAAPAAPMAPEPAAPALADTGTGGTGMTVAGGLALLLGGTALRRGAGSAVRR, from the coding sequence ATGAACAGGCTCGCCCGGAAGGGACTCGTCACCGCCATGGTCGCCGGTGGCGTGCTGGCCTCCGCGGGATTCGCGCGGGCCGACGCGGCCGTCACAGGGGACGCCGCGGGTCCGCCGGGAGTCCTGGCGGGCAGCGTGCCGCGGCTGCCGCTCGACCTGCCGCTGAAAGCCTCCGGGCACGGGACGGGCGTTGTCGGCCTCGGCAATGCGGCCGGCGCCGATACCGCAGTCGGCCAGGACGCGCCGCCCGCACCCGCCCACACCCCGATTCCGGCGCCGCCCGGCAGTGCCGCCGCGCCTGCGGCGCCCATGGCGCCCGAGCCCGCCGCCCCGGCCCTTGCCGACACCGGGACCGGCGGCACGGGCATGACGGTCGCGGGCGGCCTCGCGCTGCTCCTCGGCGGCACCGCGCTCCGCCGCGGGGCCGGGTCCGCCGTCCGCCGCTGA
- a CDS encoding DUF5133 domain-containing protein translates to MLMAHPTVLRNLVERYESLSDDTDGTDGTDPRVDQQLRDTAYTLCVSTGTREIGAALAAARARIEDQDGVAA, encoded by the coding sequence ATGCTGATGGCGCACCCGACCGTCCTGCGGAACCTGGTGGAACGCTACGAATCGCTGTCCGACGACACGGACGGTACCGACGGCACCGACCCGCGCGTCGACCAGCAACTGCGCGACACGGCTTACACGTTGTGCGTGTCCACCGGCACCCGGGAGATCGGCGCCGCGCTCGCGGCGGCCCGTGCCCGTATCGAGGACCAGGACGGAGTGGCCGCCTGA
- a CDS encoding MFS transporter, with protein sequence MNLSTAPAVGAPPRRQRAELWALVATHGMNDFQTGAVAALLPYLVSEQHYDYAAVAGITLAANSLSSVAQPLFGYLSDRFSLRPLILIGLLVAAAGVCVSGLTASSYWTTWAVVAVSGIGVAAYHPPATIAAREAGGGSNRAMSVFSVGGNVGVALAPLAVGATVGVLGLRATPLLAVPTLVVAAVHLAVHRRPEAPAGHHPAATPRSAPAASALPDDWRRFSWLLVVVSFWSVAYVGTLSFISLYSIQRFDASKAAASIALTVLAAAGAVGTLGGGWLADRFGRLRTIAAGYFLAALSVLAIVAAPNTAVVICATGLFGCAMFLPFAPQITLSHAYLPQHIGTASGVTLGLALSLGGFLTPALGAFADDTTIRTVFVLLGALLAAGFLCSLFLRERGDHEAGAVPVQTVAQADGSAEDTLTGRQN encoded by the coding sequence ATGAACCTCAGTACCGCCCCAGCCGTCGGCGCCCCGCCGCGCCGCCAACGCGCCGAACTGTGGGCGCTGGTGGCGACCCACGGGATGAACGACTTCCAGACAGGAGCCGTCGCCGCGCTGCTGCCCTACCTCGTCTCGGAACAGCACTACGACTACGCAGCCGTGGCCGGCATCACCCTCGCGGCGAACTCGCTGTCGAGCGTCGCCCAGCCGCTGTTCGGCTATCTCAGCGACCGCTTCTCGCTGCGCCCGCTGATCCTGATCGGCCTGCTCGTCGCCGCGGCCGGCGTCTGCGTCAGCGGACTGACCGCGTCCTCGTACTGGACCACCTGGGCCGTCGTCGCCGTCTCCGGCATCGGTGTCGCCGCCTACCACCCGCCCGCGACGATCGCGGCGCGGGAGGCCGGCGGCGGATCCAACCGCGCCATGAGCGTGTTCTCCGTCGGCGGGAACGTCGGCGTCGCCCTCGCCCCGCTGGCGGTGGGCGCCACCGTGGGCGTCCTCGGCCTGCGCGCCACTCCCCTGCTGGCCGTCCCGACCCTCGTCGTCGCGGCCGTCCACCTCGCCGTGCACCGCAGGCCGGAGGCGCCCGCCGGGCACCACCCGGCCGCGACGCCTCGCAGCGCCCCGGCCGCCTCCGCCCTGCCCGACGACTGGCGGCGCTTCAGCTGGCTGCTGGTGGTCGTCTCCTTCTGGTCCGTCGCCTACGTGGGCACCCTGTCGTTCATCTCGCTCTACTCGATCCAGCGCTTCGACGCCTCCAAGGCGGCGGCCTCGATCGCGCTGACCGTCCTCGCGGCGGCCGGGGCCGTCGGAACGCTCGGCGGCGGCTGGCTCGCCGACCGCTTCGGCCGGCTGCGTACCATCGCGGCCGGATACTTCCTCGCGGCGCTGTCGGTCCTCGCGATCGTGGCGGCCCCGAACACCGCGGTCGTCATCTGCGCCACCGGCCTGTTCGGCTGCGCGATGTTCCTGCCGTTCGCCCCGCAGATCACGCTCTCCCACGCCTACCTGCCGCAGCACATCGGCACCGCGAGCGGCGTCACGCTGGGGCTGGCCCTCTCGCTCGGCGGCTTCCTCACCCCCGCCCTCGGCGCGTTCGCCGACGACACGACGATCCGCACCGTCTTCGTCCTGCTCGGCGCCCTCCTGGCGGCCGGCTTCCTCTGCTCCCTCTTCCTGCGCGAACGCGGTGACCACGAGGCCGGGGCCGTGCCGGTGCAGACGGTCGCGCAAGCGGACGGCTCCGCCGAGGACACGCTGACCGGGCGGCAGAACTGA